The nucleotide window TCACTGACTTTAAATTGACAGTTTAGATTCATCTACTTTATATATTAAACTTTTATGTAGAACTTAAAATCAAATGTTTGCTACCCTTCAAAGTTACCTGGTAATTTTACTTTAGGAAACAGTCTTTAAAACTTAGGTGACAAATTGTGACCAATATTCTTCAGGGGTCTTCTCAACGAGCAGATAAACTTTCTGAGAATAATTTAGTTATCACAATGGACCCTAAAGTCTTACTGTCGTTACtgctatttaaaaaaactgattaGTGTTTTCTTTTCACTTTCCCCCATTATAGTTACTATATTCCTGAATCTAGAGACAATATAGTATGGATATATATGGTATAGATAAAGTATAAAATAGATGCACATGGAAAGAATGTATAAACTAACGAAACACAGGTTTAAATACTGTGTGTACTATTCAACATAAAACTGGCAAACCATAGAGGTGGAAATAAATCCTAGTTTTACCACCATGAACAAAAAGATTGAACATTTGAAGATAGTGTCGTATTTTTTCTTACAACGGACTGTAACACTGtagttgttttaatttgtttctcCAAAAAAAAGCTGCACAAACTAGAAAGGAAGTAATTAAGTAACGGTAAGTTTTAACATCCTTGGGGGTTCCATCCTAACtgttggctcttcctcccctccgactgtaactatgttacattaccgcaaGAGAAATGTATAGAATTGCTCTGACTTGCTTGCTTGCTACACAAGCCGGTTAGCACCTAATAGATGGCACCatatgggctgacaacactgcaATTAAAGTGTGCTTGTGTGGGGAaacgaacctgaaaccttatgattacaagtcgaatgcCACTACGTGAACTATGAATTCGTTAAACGGGAAAAGTTTagggttttatttttttcttgaggAGACAGACTTGTGGGTGGGACTCTTATTTACAATTTGAAGTTTTATTGAAAAACAGTGTTGTGTTAGGCAACATATCCATCCAAAACTTATCGAGGAACGTTGATAATGGGCTGCCCAATTGTAACAAGCAAGAACACACGATACCAGATACTATCTTTATTTTCTATTGCAGCGGGGCAAGTTGGACTTTGGACCCTCTGTTCTTAGTTGCAAACATACAAAAATTGCTTAAAAGAGAAGGCTACTTTGATAGATTCATCGCTTATCTTGGCACCTTTTTGATTACATTTAGGTATCAATATTAAATCCTAGACCCCCTGGACCCCGCATTACGTTACGACTCGCGAAATTTAAAGTCGCTTCGTGTTTGGCATGTTTTAGAACTTTATATAATTTTTCCCATCGTGATAATATAGTAAAGATGGTTCCTAATTCTGCTAAGAAACTCTAAAATCTCAATCTGATGGAAACCATGTCTTGTATGTCTTTGTCATGGAGTAGTTTATTATTTAATCGTTTAATTGTCCTTTAGAAACCACAAATCTCAGTTAATGTATTCTCTTTGTAAATCATTCACGTTTTGTGTAGTGTTTatacaaaacagtttttttatttccaaagtAATACTTAACgtgttataaaaaaacaactccACATTAAGAATACATAACAAGTTACAAAAAAACGTCAATACATCAAAAATCGCAAGAGAACATCAATACATAACAACTTACAAGAAAATGTCAAAGTTCAAACGTGTAGTAGTAATAAATATTAACAAGACTTGATAAAAATTAAATCGTTTAAGTAACAAAATGGgtgtgtattttttatttttttaaataagcactaattttaataaaaaaatatataaatatatatattttttaattgataCATGTTTGAAATGGTTTAATGTTAGCTTCAGTCTAAATATTTTACTTAAAGCTTATATATTAGCCCGGTTAATATTCGCCAGTAATTTCCGATTATATCTTAGTCAATATTTTCTGCGATTCAATATTATCTGCCTTCATAAACAGGTGGGTTCAAAAAGTGCAAAACTTTTACTCTATAAAGTGTCtttctaaaaagaatgtttctaCGCTGatttccaaaattttgatgAATGACCAcaatattaagataaaaaaagttactttCTACTATTGTGGTTCATAGGGAAATTGACGTTATGGGCTGGTATCGTACTGACCCCTGCAATCCCAATTGCATTAATAATATTAGGTAAGTATACTCTAGCTACACTACTCTACTGAATGTGGCTAGAGTACTTACTAGCTAGAGACTCTAGCTAGTAAACACTCTAGCTACATATTCCTAGaccataaattttaaatttttgtgtgccaataaaacaactttaaatctgACATCGTGTGTTGTAACTATAACCATAATTTTTTACAGGCCACAAGTATTACAACCAATGCGCATTGGAACCATGGGTGCCAAAATGTGTAATCATTAGTGGAGCATTAACGTTAGGTGTATACACAGTGGCTATAATTCTATCAGTcctgaagaaattaaaaataaagaacaaaatCATACGTTTCCTGTTGATCGGCTTTTTGTTCTTATTGCTTCTAACTACATTCGTATGGCATTGCATTGCATCTCATTGGATATTTAGCAACTATAACGATTGgaaggaaacaaaaaatgaaccaATCAGCAGATGTAATAacggattttttcaatttgtttattttataatgATCCTTTTTTGGGTATTTGTCGGTATCGTAAGTTGTGCATTAGTATTTTCGAAGAAATCAAGAAAGAAGGCATGTTTTTCAGCAGACTGTGAAGATCTGGAGTGCGACCTTTGTACATGGAATCCGGGTTGTGAATGTGGCAATGCTAATTGTGACACCGGTTCGTGCGGTGATTGTGAGACAGGCTCTTGTGATTTTAGTGTTGGTTCATTCGATATAGGTGGTGGTGATGATGACTAAATTAAGAAATTGGTCTTGCACATTACTTATTCACTCCTTTTAAAGACACTTACTTCGAACACCTCGAGTCCATGCAGTCAAAGCGAAGAAAATTTAAATGTATTGGTAACTTGCTATAAAATAGTACTTTACATTTTCGCATAAGTCCGTCCTCTTAAACTTAAGTTTTACTTCACTAATTTGTGTATCCGTAATTGTATATATGGTAGCATCTCTGTTACAGCTAAAATGAAACGCCCAGAAAACTATTGATATATGTCAAAATTGCTGATACTTGACCGTTTACCCCCATTTTCTCTTGCCAATGTCGGTTTCATGTATAGCAAATTACTTGAAACACGCCAATATCCCTATATCGTGACTTAAACTTACGCTGGAGAAAAGAGAATTTTGGAAGGTGTtccattaattttgttttcaattgtAGAGGAAGGTGGGGAAGTAGGTACGTTTTGCAATTATTGAAAGAAAGAAAGTGTGTTTATTGCTCATGGTTTGCAAATTTAATCTATAAGTTGTATTTTCTTCCTAACTATATTCACTTTTGACTACAGTTAAGGGTTATAAATTCCAAGAAGCGTTTTTTTTATTAGGTCTCAAgtcatatatttatattatatatttctatTCTAGGACTAGATTTAGTAATTTTCAATTGATTTAAGACACCAACAAGCGTGTCAAGTGTTGCTACACAAACTGTGTTATTTCCCGCAGAATCTGCAAAATTTATGTTATGTAACAATCGATACCCTTGGTTTCGAAAGtccaaaaagcaaaaaaacaagGACATGCTGGTATTTTCTATGGTCTAACTAAATAATCTAAGTTCCTACGTTGCAAACAATGAAAACAGTCACCAGTTTAAATGCGCGTTCCTTGTAAGGAACATTCCacatatttttttgcagataATTTTTTGTAACTAATATGGTCCATTTTAgatattaatttgaaaaaaggaaaaaaaatgttaagggTATAAATAATTGAAAGTTAAAAACGCAATGAATTGTAACCACTTTATAGCAAACGCTAGCaggaaaaaggtttttttggcAAGCAAGTATCCCCTGCAATAGAAAATCTTAAAAGACGGAGAATTTGATTTTTTCCagacaaattttttcaaaaaaaattctgacaGTGTAGCCTGTTTAAAGCAGAAATCTCAAACAAACACACACTCTATAAAATAGATGCTTTATTTTCTCTTGCGTCAACATTCTAGCTAAAaattgacatcaacaaaatagaCATTAGCGGATTACTATGTTGTAGATGTGGCTTGTAATTTAcattaaaaagaattaaaaatgaaattaggcGATTGGACAAACATGCACATACttattatataaatattactGACAGAAAAATATTGAGTAAAATTTTACAGAAAGTCGCGAATCAAAGAGACAGACATAGAAAGATAACTTAAGTAAAAACAGCAAAATGTTATTGTCAAGCAAATGACAAATTTACGTTGGTTGCGTTTGCGTTAGAAAAGGTACGGtggcaattatatttttttacattctctTAATTAACCAACACCATATAAATAAACGCTCAGTTACTTTATAGTTAGCCTTTAAAAGCTATGAAAAGAAAACTATGTGGATTCTTGCCTCGACTCGTATGCCTCATaattgaaattttcttttttctttttctactttgaacttcagggcaagacgtgaagtttttgattatttttagttttctaCCTGTCTCAAAAACACAAGCTTCCTAGAACTACTTCTGTTCAAATCTCCATACATGTTACATGCCAGGAACGAAAAAActtataacaaaattaaaaacgaaacaaaaaaagCACCAAAAAACAAACTATATAATAAAGTTGTCTGTATAATaaatgtctgtctgtcacgcaaaatggtagcttagcttcgcaggtagcgagacgcacgcaatgcggtataaaaaggacgggcgaacccgtggattttccacgggcgaACAATTAGTTATAGTAAAGGTTGGACAAAGAAGCACAGTAAGCAGTGCAATGTTAAGTCTTTTATTCAGGTTcctagcatttttttatttcaggtttTTCAGAGACATAAAAAAtagattcttttaaatttttaattcgaAAACACAAAATTAATCTTTATTCtaagaaaagtcatttttcgtTTTTGGCGAACTTAGCGACCTTAGCGAAAACTTAAACATAGAACTGACAAGTACcgacaaaaaatgacttttgcttaaataaagccttattctaaaaaaaacccaaccagaaacaaaaaacaaagatcACTAAATTAACACGAAGGAAACTAACGCAAAGCTTGTAAAAACCTATGAACAATCTTATTTAGATTAACTGGCTTAAAAAAAGCATCCAAATAATGCAAATGAGGAATTATGTTTGTTTTGAGAATGGATTAATTGACAACCCTCTTGATATTGTAATTTTTTGCAATGGTACAATAATAACAGATTACCCGCCGGGTTATACCGAAAATATTGGcctcagtcattgcaccgacctTGCAAGCTCGGTCGGCAATTAGACCCGGGCGATATTTTGCGGCACAGCCGGGGTAATCGGTTAATATTGTATTATAGGAAAACAATTTACAACATCTGTGACACGGCGGCGTGCTTTAATCACGCAGGCTGATTATGAAGTATCGATTGCCAGAAAGAAATACTTTGAAACATGTATTACTGGTTTGAAATCAActattaacattttaaataaccCAATTTGTTTATACAGCATAACCAGGAAAAAATTAAACCAGAACCCGCCTCCATACTAAATGGTTCgtttgatttttattatttccaaATCCCTAGAAACAACGTACATCATGCCTTATACGATTATCTCGTTCATCAGAAATAGTTTAAAATTGGTAGATCCGGACTACCGTGATGCATTTCTGCAGATGTTTGGAATAGAATACTTGGAAAGCAAACATTTGGTTTGTATTTAACTATTGATGCTCAGTTTTACAATAAGCAAGCGTTAAAACTTGTATGTTCTTGCATGTTAGTGACTTGATTAAATTTGTTAAAGTGCTCTCCATGGTCGATGCTAATTacgtttttataaaatatcCGTTAGGCAATCTTCTAAACCTCTGCGTGAAGTGGTGTTGTTTTCTATAATTGTTTTGATCTGTTTAAAACATCATTaacattctttaaaaaatggatTCAACGCGTAAAAGATTTAAGGTAAGAATTGTTACTAAAAGCAACaatgtacaaaaataaattaaaagttaatttaaaatcaaaatcttAACTAGCAAGGAAAGTAATACATCGTTGTAAGGTTTTCTTTACATCAATGTTCAGGTTGGAATTTTTATTAAGACTATGAACATGTTAAGGACTAGATATCTCTAAAgcttcgcctgtcctttatatatctcATTTCTTCTTTCTATGACATGACTTTTTCCCGCGCACAAAAACACAGACGGAATACGACTATCATTAAAGAGACGTATTTGTTGATAAATTCCTTCATAGagaatacaaaaacaaaataatgtgaGTCTCAATTTTCTATGAAGAACTTATATgctgtaaaaaattactttaatgtCGCTCACTCCTAAACTttatatctaaatttgtaaatcagACGatgtattttctattttaagaagaaataaaaacatttcagaTTGAAAACTTATGGATGGTGACGAAATTCTAATATCTGTAAGAACATGTACttctttttcagtttttaaCTGTTCACTTATCTTTTATatctaccattttgtttttagctGTAACATTAGTAAAAACTTGTGTTAATGTTTCATGAGGTTGAACAATATTTTGAGGAGTGTAAACAATGCCTTGTGACAGTTTATTGTTGTTTATACTGTCGTTAAACGACGTTCATATTCACACATCTTATTGCACGACAAGTTAAATTCCACGATcaagattttgaaatgttgggaGGGGTGAGGGAAGCAATGAGTAAAAATCTAAGCGTCACTTTAAGTTTAGCgtccattaaatatttttagttattatctgtatttttatctttcaaGGTAAAAAATTGTTCTCATTAAAACATCTATTTAAAATGGATATTATATAACACTTAACATAAATTATTATCATTTAAAGAAATGGTGAATATTATAGAACACTTTGCATTTTATCTTGTTTGGAGTGCTTCAGTTCTGATgtctaaatgaaaataaatggaGAGTATAATACCGAATAATATAAGCAGAACTTGAActcaaaatttttttgctagAACATAGTTGTAATAATAAGAACTAGTCGAtaatcccgtggaaaaatcctcttatacagaaaaaaaatggaagAGGTCCGTTATATGAATTTTAATTaaggagtttcataccgcgcggGACTGGGCGCTAGCGAAGCGCTTTggagggacaaatttttatatcccccgcagagctaagtacaaaaatgtgattttagaaatttgtatacttgTTGTCTCTCAAACAGAAACAAACACCATATGTTGTTGAAGAATGGATAAAGAGATATTGAGGTTAAAAGGATTTCaaagacgtcatcaacccatccatTCCACCCTAGCACAGGGCTAAgcgttagcccaggtaaacattgttgaaaattcATACAGGCGTgattcctgaaaaaagttaaaaaattaattgttacaGTGGACTGAcccgcataggcgtaacagccttttccaaaaaacagtctattgttaacactgagctaaccgcttagtacagttaaacagatttAAACAGTACCcttctccaaaaaaactttatttattattttaaatgacaACAACGTAAACAGCCTGTCCAATTTCTCAgccatttttttgcaaaaaaagttttaaggaaATTAATTGAAGATGTAGCTACCTGGCAAAaatgcatttagcataagatttattgctgagaatattgccatattgatagccaaactgaatttttatactctcacttttgATGTAAATAAatgagctagctaaatggctacatccttgacataaaaataaa belongs to Hydractinia symbiolongicarpus strain clone_291-10 chromosome 1, HSymV2.1, whole genome shotgun sequence and includes:
- the LOC130636686 gene encoding uncharacterized protein LOC130636686 isoform X1; translation: MGKLTLWAGIVLTPAIPIALIILGHKYYNQCALEPWVPKCVIISGALTLGVYTVAIILSVLKKLKIKNKIIRFLLIGFLFLLLLTTFVWHCIASHWIFSNYNDWKETKNEPISRCNNGFFQFVYFIMILFWVFVGIVSCALVFSKKSRKKACFSADCEDLECDLCTWNPGCECGNANCDTGSCGDCETGSCDFSVGSFDIGGGDDD
- the LOC130636686 gene encoding uncharacterized protein LOC130636686 isoform X2, encoding MGHKYYNQCALEPWVPKCVIISGALTLGVYTVAIILSVLKKLKIKNKIIRFLLIGFLFLLLLTTFVWHCIASHWIFSNYNDWKETKNEPISRCNNGFFQFVYFIMILFWVFVGIVSCALVFSKKSRKKACFSADCEDLECDLCTWNPGCECGNANCDTGSCGDCETGSCDFSVGSFDIGGGDDD